From Catharus ustulatus isolate bCatUst1 chromosome 6, bCatUst1.pri.v2, whole genome shotgun sequence, a single genomic window includes:
- the HARBI1 gene encoding putative nuclease HARBI1, whose protein sequence is MAVPIAVLDCDLLLYGRGHRTLDRFKLEDVTDEYLVSTYGFPRQFICYLVDLLGATLSRPTQRSRAISPETQILAALGFYTSGSFQTRMGDAIGISQASMSRCVANVTEALVERASQFIHFPKDEAAVQSLKDDFYGLAGMPGVLGVVDCTHVAIKAPNAEDLSYVNRKGLHSLNCLMVCDSRGVLLSAETHWPGSLPDCTVLEQAALTSQFETELHKDGWLLGDSSFLLRTWLMTPLHIPETPAEYRYNMAHSATHNVIERTFRTIRSRFRCLDGSKGTLQYSPEKSSHIILACCVLHNISLQHGLDVWSAPASGHMEQSEEEYEQMESVDSEACRVRQELLLTHFS, encoded by the exons ATGGCCGTACCTATAGCGGTTCTTGACTGCGACCTCTTGCTCTATGGCCGCGGACACAGGACTTTGGATCGCTTCAAGCTGGAGGATGTCACGGATGAGTATCTAGTATCCACGTACGGCTTTCCCCGACAGTTCATTTGCTACCTGGTGGATCTCCTGGGAGCCACTCTCTCACGCCCTACACAGCGGTCCAGGGCCATCAGTCCAGAGACGCAAATACTTGCTGCGTTGGGTTTCTACACCTCTGGCTCCTTCCAGACTCGCATGGGGGATGCTATTGGCATTAGCCAAGCCTCGATGAGCCGCTGCGTTGCCAATGTAACAGAGGCACTGGTGGAAAGAGCCTCACAGTTCATTCACTTTCCTAAAGAtgaagctgctgtgcagagcctgaAGGATGACTTTTATGGGCTGGCAGGAAtgccaggagtgctgggggTGGTTGACTGCACCCACGTGGCAATCAAAGCACCAAATGCTGAAGACCTATCCTATGTGAACCGAAAGGGTCTCCATTCCCTGAACTGCCTCATGGTGTGTGATTCCAGAGGAGTCCTTCTTAGTGCTGAAACGCACTGGCCAGGCAGCCTGCCTGACTGCACGGTGTTAGAGCAGGCAGCCCTCACAAGCCAGTTTGAAACTGAGCTACATAAAGATGGCTGGCTACTTG GTGACAGCTCCTTCTTGCTCCGGACATGGTTGATGACCCCTCTGCACATCCCCGAAACGCCTGCGGAGTACCGCTACAACATGGCCCATTCCGCCACTCACAATGTCATCGAGCGCACGTTCAGAACCATTCGGTCGCGGTTCCGCTGCCTCGATGGCTCGAAAGGCACCCTGCAGTATTCTCCAGAGAAGTCCAGCCACATCATTCTGGCCTGCTGCGTGCTTCATAACATCTCCCTGCAACATGGACTGGACGTGTGGTCTGCACCAGCCTCAGGACACATGGAACAATCGGAAGAAGAATACGAGCAAATGGAATCAGTGGACTCAGAAGCCTGTCGTGTTCGTCAGGAACTTTTACTTACTCATTTTAGCTAA